The Vespula vulgaris chromosome 14, iyVesVulg1.1, whole genome shotgun sequence DNA segment acagagagagagagagagagagagagagagagagagagtggagaGTGAAGAAATGATacgtcgagaaaaagagagaaagagagagagagagagagagaaaaatgaaaatgttcaGGCTTACCAACGTGACGTCTGAGAAGTGGAAAATTATATCGGCAAATGAAGCGATAAAATCCAACCACAGACGTGTTATTATGGCGTATAAAgacgatcgtaaaatttgaCCAATTCTTCCATGCCGGTTATAGGGCGTCGTCGATCGAGGGTAAAGGCGAGAgatgaaaggaaataaaggaagaaaaatggaaagtgcgtgaaagaaagaaagaaagaaagaaagaaagaaagaaagaaagaaaagagagagagaaaaagagagagagagagatcaaaatTCGATTTAACTCGCGTGTAACGGGCTGCGAATCGACCTGCGGAATTATCTTCCAGGATATAACGAAAGATTGACTTCGTTTCGtgctccttttctcttctgttttctCCGCTTCTGAGATACAGTATGTCTTTGTGGTTGTCGTtgtgtaaaaggaaaaagaaaaaaagaaggaacatgaaaaagaaaaaaaaaaaaggaagaagaaaaataaaaaaggaaactatCTTCCTACTGCGACAGCTGCTGAATCCTTTTTTGTATCTCGCGTATGCTTCTTGCGTCATTATGAATCAtttcttttgttccttttattttttgtttgttattttttctacacacacatacacacacacacacacacacacacatatatggatgtatgtatgtaattcaAATgtgcattcttttttattgtgcAACGATATTTCACATAagattaatttcttaaatattagGTAACGTTAGGTGCAATTACATTGAGATGTAACATTGAGTACAAACTTTTTGGAGTacagtaatttttctttccctttctattctttgttttttattattgttattttctttcttcttctttctttttgtttttttattcattttttttttttttttttttttattatagcaCATATCGAAAGTTACAGAAAGTCAGTAAGAGAATTTTCACAAAAGATTATACTATAGAACGTCTAGGAACACCGTTTTCACCGTTATAATGATCGTCGAAAGAATGTCTGGTATGCAGAACGCTCGTATACATCCTCGAAAacgttttgtttctctctctttctctctaacagAGCTGAGTAGCTCTTTCTCCCGTTTGTCACGGCTATGCTACGTTTAAGAGTAtctcagagagaaaaaggaaaaaaagaaaaaggaaaaagaaaagaagagaaacgggaaaaaaagaagtaaaaaccGTTCCAAACTCGTCCGAATAAGAATTTCGGTAGCAACGATCGAtagtaattttatatcgataatatcgataaatatgtTCATCGTCGatcaaattttcgatcgaacaaGTACGTTAATCGAAGTACGATACGATTAATACGTCTGTTTGAACagcaatatatatttaccgaGGCCATCGATTATTAAGTAAAATAAGATCGACTTCGAAACACTCTCGGCCTCGAATTATCTCTTTACAcgccttcttcttcgaaacgcgttagtaaaagaaaaagagagagagagagagaaagagagagagagaaagtgagaataATTATAGGATCCTGACGAAAcgcttcatttttttttcttctctctctctctctctctctctctctctttctctctccttctctttctttcgttatttcttttacctCTTCTACATATTTTGACATTCAAGTCCTACCTGAATCATCCGGCGTGACCACTTTACTTTTCGCGTTTTCGCGCTTCTACGATTTCATTTGACTTCTCTTTTTATGTCAATAATAAGTATCCATTAGTCTACTCGAAGAGTCACTCAACGTTCCAACAATTCGAACGTATCATTTCCGTctactccttttttttacttaatataGCATTAGGTCTCTTGAATATACGAGAATATTAAagttaaaaagcaaaaaagtagtaaaaatggaaaagaaatctAAATTTAGTCGATCATTTTGATATACCTAGCCTAAGTActctaataattaaaaatgaatgaattaactGACTACATAATGCACGAATATGCatttacaatgaaaaagaaaagaaatttaaatacaattatatagTCCAATGTTTCTGATCTCCttgatttgtttaatatataattattctagTAATTAAGTCGTTAACTCGCATATTTTTTGAACTAGCTTCAACtcgataatataatgtaataatctgaatgtattcattaaaaaaaaaaaaaaagtattcaaTTCAATTACAATTCACTTACAAAATCTACTTCTAATcgcgttgatttttttttctttttttatacgtgagtattatacttaaaaatgattacaacAGCTCAAATActtaaaatcgattaacaaCAGCTCACGAGTGTCTTTTGACTACTtaactgaaaagaaaaaaaaaaaaagaaaaaaaatgatttcaattaCTTTCGAAATTATCGCGTGAGAATAAATTTTGGATCGATAGTACGATTTCCTGTCACGTACTGTCAAGCAACTAACAATTAGCCTACGACTAATTTCCCGAGGCTTGCTTAGAAAGCAATCACGTGTTCCACACTGGAATCGCATTTCcacattcgtttcttttaccACGAATACGTTCGCTCTTTCTAGTTAATCCATCGACGAGCTATCATGTAAACAGGTAAATCATTGAATCATTATATCACAAAACAAGATCATTGACAAACTTTTCCATAAGATTATTTAACTTCGATCGTTAATACTGATTATCTTTCTAAATGACTAATTTGATCGTTCTTCTACTCGATCTGCtcgattaataatgaaatatttcatctcTAATTGTCGATTAAACGAAATGAGATGAATGAAATGatctttcaaatttaatttaatattcacAACGTATTTAAGATGAATTAATTTCATACTCGTACGAGTACGTTCcctttgtaaaattattcatttatatcgaatataaatttttatcaaacattctccaagataattaattataaacccTAATATCTAATGAtattcttttacgtttttaattattaataaatatcaaataaattataaatcaaatatttcttttttcaagattaCTTTtagttatacatatttacatatacattatcaATACCTAcacctatacacacacacctatatatatatatatataatgtataactaagaaaataaatcttaaaCTAGCAAGTTTACTTCGTGCTTGGACGAACTCGTACGAAGTAAAACGATACATTTTCAGAGTCTCCACCACTTTCCTTAGAAACTTTCTCcctgtttctctatctcgcGAATTACCGAGACGAAGTTGTTCGTCCACCTTGGAAAACGTCGGGCACCGTCCTCTTTGCTTGCTCGTTTGGCCTCCGAATGCGTGCAATTGTGTATCTGACACACAACACAAGCAACTAaacgtacatacacgcacgtatatacacacacacacgatatTCCTTCGAGGAAATCGAGAAACGAGTATCGATCGATACACGCGAATTCGAAGAAATGGCGAAATCGACGACGGTATACGCCTCGTTAGCCATGCTCGagatgaaatatttctcttagccggaaaagagagaaaaagagaggatccttttctcttcttatttatatatagatatatatatatatatgtgtgtgtgtgtgcgtatgtatatatatatatatatatatgtcgatatatataatagttagaaagtaaaagaaaatcattgttttagaaattatttaaatattgaaggaattaattcgaaattattttattttttgtagtattaacattaaatgtaaaaaaaaaataaataaataaaaatagtattgataaaaaaaatgaacacacacacacatacacaacgTGCGAGCAtacaaattattcattataaattttaatatttaatgtaaatgtatgtatgtatgtatatatcgatattatacgTTATTAGTTAGACAGCGAAAATCATTATAGTTATCGCATATGAATGAATtggtatattttaataatcttagACGAAACGATCTACTTGGGataattaatacaaacaaaaataaataaataaataaataaataaatacgtgacCGAGttgatgataaatttttatgaatttttcacGAAAGATCTTTCATCGTGCTTGCTCGGGGCTATCAGTTTAGCCAACTGATTGTCTTCGTAATGACCAAGAATTATGGTCATCGGAAGCACTTAGGCTTGCTACATAGTAGATCGTACGATCTCACGAAACGTATCTCGCGTAAGACCACCAATGTTGTTGTTGGTACGCTCGAATCTAACGAGCTTTAGACATCGTTCTAATGCAGATACACATGCATAATTCTATTGCACGAGCCAATAACCGTTCCTttgtcaaataattatttcataaattttcccatactatataatatttgccAGCTAGAAGAAATatcttgtgtatatatagtttgtattttaaaacgaatcaaatatacaacaagaATAACAAccacaacaataataataataaaataataattattataacaataattaaaaaatcctttaaaaataaataataataataataataataatattaataataatatctccgatatataacaaaaacaacaacaaaatgtaaaaaaaaaaaagtagttacattatattatatatataaaactctaACGAAACAATTCATTCTGTAATTTccaaaaacgataaaaaaaataaataaaacatatcatatatacttatatacatacataataaatataaaataaatatagaatatatatttaatttttatttgagaattattatataataaatagaaagtcaaataaaaaagaaaataaagaaatatagaaataacgaACGAAAACAAATGGACGAAATTATggaaaaagtttgaaaaaaagaaaattcttttcgattGTATTATCTGTATGGTACTTCACGAATCCCCTTCGCAACCTCTTAGCTCGCGTCACGGAGCCGACCTAATTGGCGAACGTCGAGAGAGCGATCACGACTGTCCCGAactgctctgctctgctctgttctgttctgttctgctctgctctgctctgcttTACTCGCAAAACTCTCTCGCAGAAGCAAAAGAACTGGCTTCTCGCTCGTAAATATTTGCCTTCGTTATTATGTACCCACCGTCGACAGTTTTCTTAGCGacgattaaacgatattatatcgCTTGGCTTTACGAGCATTATAAACGTCGTGCAACTTGGCGCGTCGACTTAATCGTGCGTCCACTCGTGTCGCACCATCACTTTCCATCCGTCGCTTGcgatcaaatttaatataagcGCTATGTTCGACTTTCAAAAGTGACGATTACAATTTTTCAACCTGGGGCGagggatggaaaaaaaaaggaaaaaaaaaacaacagagagagagagagagagagagagagagagagagagagagagagagagggaaagaggaaagaagattcATCGTGTTAATTCTAAACAACAGGCTTAAAACGATAACGATCTTAATGCGATAGTATAACATCGTACAATTAAAACGAtccaagataaaaaaaaaaagagagaaaaagaaaaaaaatgtttcgagaGTCGTTCCAACGTGATACTTAAACACGAttaattaatccttttttttctcccgtctcttttttcgtcgaggaagaaaaaaggattcgaaaaaagaagaagtaggagaagaagaagaagacgaaggaggaggaggagaggaaggaggaaCTTAATGTAAGATGAAGAAACTTAAATGTAAGATAACCGAAACCACGATCAAGGTTGGCGATTAACGTCGTACTGTAATAATCGGAGAGTACACCGAGCAAATGCAGGAACAAACAACGAGGCCGGGCACGAGCAAGCAGAGACAATGTTCTAGGCTCGGACATCCGGGTGTAGAACTGGATAGCGGCTCGATCAATTGTTGTGTACCACGCTTGGCATTTAGCCGTATAGCCGTGCCACGAATCGTGCTTTCTGTCTATACTCTAAGCCGCATTAATTTGGTACAGTGCGTTGCACTAAGTCAGAAACGACATAGACGACATAGACATAGACGAcaacgagatagaaagagaagagaggttTAGGATCGATGTGATGGTGATGGCGATGGTGATAGTGATGGtaatgatggtggtggtggtagtaatggtgatggtagtagtagtagtaatagtagtagtagtagtagtagtagtagtagtagtggtggtggtggtggtggtggtggtggtattAATAGTAGTCATAGttttagtagtagtagtagtagtagtagtagtaatagtaatagatGGTGGTGATGTTGGTAATGGTGGTAGTGTTATTGGTGGTGCTGGTAATATACACACTTATGTTGATCGTGTTGGTGACTCCAGCGCAAGATAGCTCGCGGAAAAGAAGTTGCGCAAGCGTTACTTATACCTCATACCAAGCGAGCTGTACGTCTCCCGCGATTGCGGCCACGCGTCTCTGTATGCGGCCACGTTGCTATCTATCTACTGCAAAGCgaatgagaatgaaagagtaagagatagatagagagagaaagagagagagagagatgtaagAATCTAAAGGCGAACGCCTAACTCGCtctacgtaagtacgtacgtacgtacctaccaacgtacctatgtatgtatgtatgtatgtaagtacttacgtatatatctaagAGTCTCTCTTTTCAACTAGTAGATAGAACACTCTagtaagaagagagaaggccGTCTATATAGCGTTTCTACGTACTGGAGCAACTATAGTGAATTTATACACGGCCACGGTGCGTTCCCACGCCTAGAACATGCGAGAGAGCACTTGGTCTCTCTTCGGCCTAATGCCCGACACTCTCTgccttgtctttctttctttctttccttccttctctctctctctctctctctctctctctctctctctctctctctctctctctctctctctctctctttctccctctccctctcactctttctctttctacgacTGCTCCGCCAATCCACGAGCAAAGAAAATCGCGGAAAATCTGGAGCATACCAAAGTGGTATGCGCCATTGTCCTAAGACTGGGAGTTGCTTAGAATGCAAGGAAAGCGGTCACGAAGTGTTAACACTTTACTAAATGTCTTGAGGTATGGAAATTCGTTGGTTTAAAAGGATCCGTTATTTAATGTGAGAAAAATGTCGGATGTAgatgatcgataaaagattttcgattgatcgatcaacGGCGAACgtcatcgatcgatggatAAGAACAATAAGTTACTATGATTCTTTCGCACGACTTCGTGGATCTTACAATgactcgataataataataagaagaagaagaaaaagacaaatttttgATAGGATagtaatatatctaaattatgATTCATCGATCCTATAAAATCCAAAACAGATCACGGAAAATCTGGAACATACCAAAGTGGTATGCGTCATTGTCCTAAGACTAGGAATTGCTTAGTATGCAAGAAAAGCTGTCACGAAGTGTTAACACTTTACTTTAAATGTCTTGAGGTATGGAAATTCGTTGGTTTAGAAGGATCCGTTATTTAATGTGAGAAAAATGTCGGACGAAGATAATCGACAAAAGATTTTCGATTGGTTGATCAACGTCAACgtcatcgatcgatggatAAGAACAATAAGTTACTATGATTCTTTCGCACGACTTCGTGAATCTTACGATgactcgataataataataataataataataaaaagaagaagaagaagaagaagaagaagaagaggaattcTTCTTGATAAGACCAATATATGTCTAAATCATGATTCATCGATCCTAAGCTTCAGAAGAGAATGACAGTTACTCTTTAGAAAATTTACGATCTCATTCGAGCAGGTATATCCGGTTAGCTCTATAATGCCAATGCtacttgaaataaaatgataacctaaagaaagaatattcaaCATGGggaggaataaataaattcgatcttATTTCAAGATACTTTGTGTTAGAACGTACCGTAATACGCATATTGTATGGATGGTGCTAAAAGCATAGAGCCTATCTTCCGTAATAGCTTGCTACTATAAACCTATGAATTTAACATCCGCACTTAGGCACACGTTACGTATGCGttatacacagatatacaatgtatgtatgtagaatataatatatacagagaAACGTCTATTGGATCTCTCACAGTGAGAAGATACGattattgctttttatttcGCAATCCAAGCGAATATCACTGATTGTCCCATTTCCATTCGGATATTAGCATTAGGCGTGTTGGATTAGAGATTTTGTCGCGATCTCGAGCTCGCACAATAGCAATAACAAACGCATGCATACGCGGTGAAAATCCGCTTAACTTACCTATCTACCAGCGTTTCGAATTCGCCACGATGGCCGAAAGCGCCATCCggattgttattaatttctaataagcgaattattaaattcgaATTAAGCTGACGTTCAATAGCATTTCGCCGACGTGTTTTCGAACAGCTATCGTCGATGATTAGGCACTTTCGTGAATTTCATACGAGAAAACTCGACATGATTTTCTACTATGTCATCACATAATTTCGAAATACTCTTGAATATGATAATTCTGACGAAttctctaataataataataataataataataataataataataataataatgataataatgataatcataataatcataataataataaggaaaatataatcaaagaGACTTGCCATCAGAAGAGAAACATTCtaataatttcgatcgtcTCATTTCAGATTCCTGATCGATTCGAAGAATGCGGTGGCCTGATAGAACGAAGAAACGCGGAGATTCATAGTTGTTGAAGAACGGCaaggacaaagagaaagaacaggaaagaaaagaaaaaagaagaaaagaagaagaaagagacaagagaAGTATCGTAAACGATCGAAGCAGGATCTTCGATATCTTCGAGTTAAGGGGCAAACGGTTTAGCACCACGAAGACGATAttaagaagaaacgatttaaTGGACCTAACGGAGGCATTTGCCCCGGGCGGGGGCGGTGAGGATTTACCAAAAACGGATTTTTTTGATTTCGTAGTCTCGCCGCCTCCTCATTGTACATCTACGGACGGTGTTGTATCGGACGAGGAGAGCTTTCTCCATCGTACCACCTGTCGGAGTATCGGTTATCTTCAACAGAGTCACGAGGAGCACGAGTCGAGCCGAGATATTCACGGGTCCCCGTTCATAAAAGAGACCAATAACAACACGTTGACGGCACTGCCGCCGGTTTCGACGATAACCGGTTCACTCagtcatcatcaccaccatcatcatcatcatcatcatcagcatCACGTGCGGGCTCATCACGGTAACACCTGTAACGTACAGCAAAGTGGCGAACAGGTGGCAATGGATCAGTCCGATTGCGATTATTGGGCCACGGATGAGAGTAAAGAGCAAACGTGCAATATATTATTGGAGGATCTCAACAAGTATTGTTGGTCGGCCCATGCAAATGCGCAGACGCATGGCAACGATTCTGTTGGCGTTCATCCGGGTGGACCGAACGATCATCATCAGACGGTCGGTCGAGGATGTAACGCGAACGATCGACAAAATACAGACGGTGCGATTTATACTTTGACGGTATTGAACAACGAGGCTAACTCGATGGACGCATTGGATTGTTGCAAGAGTCCACCGCCAACGTCGGGTGACTCATGGTCGTTGCGGCCTAATCTAGATCTCGACGCTATACTCAGCCTTGAGCCATCCTCGGCCGATCAGGAACACGATCAAACGACGAACATGGCGGAAGTATCGAGGACCGTCAACGATAGGTTTCATACCGATCGTTTCACCGTACCGAGCTCTCAATACACCACGGACGACAGTGGTTTCGTCGAGAGCAAGGAACTCTGTGCCAGAGCGCCGTCCGCCAACGCGAATTGCaccggcggcggcggcggcggcggcggcggtggcggcggtggtggcggtggcggtggcggtggcggtggcggcaCCGGCGGCGGCGACAATAACAACGATTGGAAGTTGTCCGACCAGAATCTTCAGGAGGCTGCGGCGGTAGCAGCTGCCGCTGTGGCGGTTGGTGCCGGTGATTCGGCCGAGAGTCTTCTCAGAAGCGCTCTCCAAGGTAAACTTTACACAGGACCGACACAAGTGGTTTCCTCCTCGTCGCCGACGTCTCAAGGATCGGCCATGTCCATACCGGTTAGCAATAACGCGGCTATGCAAATGGTAACCGatcaacagcagcagcaacagcaacaacaacaacaacaacaacagcaacagcaacaacagcaacaacagcagcaacaacaacaacaacaagacgAATCGATGCACGCCTGTACCGACGAAGATTTACTACTTTCTCAGTTAGATCAAACGACCTATCGACCTGGCGATTACGAGAAACTTAAGAGTATAGCGAACGAGGTAGTCGAGTCTTATTGCAGCCTCGAGCCAGTCTGCAACGTCTCCGCTACGACGACCGTGATGTACACGTTGGATCCTACCAGTGGTAGTCTAGGTACTATCACGTTACCAGCCGATCTTGGTCAAGTCAGCACCGTCACGGTGGTCACGGCTGCGCAACAGGACGTGCTTCAACAAACGAATCCTCGTACGGATGtcgaacaacaacaacagcagcaacagcaaccccaacagcaacagcagcaacaacagcagccgCCAACGAATCAACTTCAAATGACTTCCTCTCGCGTCGGTGTCACTAATAAACCACCGAAGAAGTACTGCAGGCGAGCAAACAGAAATAACAACAATGCAAATAGCTCGAGCAATGGTAATGCCGCTGATGGCACTGGTAATTCTACTGGACAACAACAAGGTGCCTCCAGTGGTTCGCCAGGTAGCGTTCAACGAAAAGAACGTTCCTTACATTACTGTAGTATCTGTAGTAAAGGCTTCAAGGACAAATACAGCGTGAACGTTCACATCAGGACACATACCGGAGAGAAACCATTTGCCTGTTCGCTTTGCGGCAAGAGCTTCAGGCAAAAGGCGCACCTAGCTAAACATTATCAAACCCACGTAACCCAGAAACCAAGTGTTCAAGCCCAACAACCACCTAACAACGGTGGCAACAACAGTGGAAGTAATAATCCAAGTCCATCGGCGGAAACTACGAGTACCAATGCTACACCGACGACACCTATTACCAGTAGGAGTCAACAACATCCGGTTCAACTCGATCCAAACGGAAATGCATGCAATCCGCCGAGTTAGTTCGAATTGATTCATCTAATCGACTTTGAAGAGACTTCGAGATGCTTGCTTGACGTATCGTCGTTCGATCTTACACTCGCTTCGATGACTTCGTCGAGAATCGAATATCATTGCAAATGGGTCCATTTACATTCTTTAGCTGACGATTTCGtttcaataatcttttttattattattattattattattatcattattattaatattattatgattattattattattattaatattaacattattactattattattattattattattactattatcattattattattattaatatcattatcgaTGTTGGCTATTAATATGTGAATGGAccttgtaataaaaaataattagcgAGATgactaaaaacaaaaaaataagaaaaaaaatgatcgagacAAGCGCTATTACATTGCAGAGAGCAGATCCATGACTATTCGTATTTTACGAGTCTCaatgaaattcgaaaaaaaaagaaacaaacgaaaagatCGTCTCGAGTATCACCGAATGCTCGTTAAATCCCTCTTGTTACGTCttctttattcattcttttttattattattattattattattattattattattattattattattattattattattattattattattttattccattctattctattctattctattctattctattctattctattctattactCTATtactctattatatatttttatttcccccctctctctcttctatatttatatttcgccGACGCTTGGGTTCCATTGGCGTCGGgacaataagaagaaaaaaaaatggtcgGCGCAAATTTTCAATCGAGTTCGCGCGACTACGCGACAAATTCTTGTTCCTAAGACGCGAATTATTATTGACGTGTTCCGATCGAATTACTACTATTCGATGATTCCACGATTGGCTAGGATGCGTCAAACgatgattttaatattataatacgatGATGAGATGAGACAATGTGTATAGGTATACGGATCATACGATGAtctataatagtaatatttaataccaTTACCGAGAGATATTgtcgttttatagaaaaatattttatataacgaatgttttcttttttttttattatataaatatattatatatgaatatattatatatgcatataaatatatatatatgtatgtatatatatatatatatatatatatatatatatatatatgcgtagaTACGCAcgaaattttaatagatataacaAGTTATATCGTGAGAGTTAtacgttttaaataattagtaGCATGAGCTGTGATTTAGATACATACTCAATGATCGATCAATgattaatagaaagaaagagaaagagaaagaaaaagagaaagagagagagtgtgcgCGTGTGGGTCTAagcgaacgaatgaatgaattaatgaatGTCACGAATGTTGCCGGAATACTAACCGGCTCTTTGGTACTTTCATAGTTTTATCTTTactaacgaaaaagaatatatatatattatacataaacatacatgccgcatacatacaaaatatatatatatattttttttacaaatatctgTGAAAACGAAGTGGCAACCATTGCTAAATAGTTAGATAGGCATAAACGTGTGAAGAAGAAATGAGACGTGATTTTAAGAATCGTTGGAGAgacttctctatctttatttctctctatctctttctctctttctttttccttctctttctgtctctctctctctctctctctctctctctctttattacgctattattgttattgctattattaattttatcgcgTGTCTTTCGTTACCGGTACACCGTAGAAAAGCGCAACGAATGCGCGAAACGCAATAACCATTTTATTATcgcgtgcgagagagagacagagagaaaaagagagag contains these protein-coding regions:
- the LOC127068914 gene encoding uncharacterized protein DDB_G0283357, encoding MDLTEAFAPGGGGEDLPKTDFFDFVVSPPPHCTSTDGVVSDEESFLHRTTCRSIGYLQQSHEEHESSRDIHGSPFIKETNNNTLTALPPVSTITGSLSHHHHHHHHHHHQHHVRAHHGNTCNVQQSGEQVAMDQSDCDYWATDESKEQTCNILLEDLNKYCWSAHANAQTHGNDSVGVHPGGPNDHHQTVGRGCNANDRQNTDGAIYTLTVLNNEANSMDALDCCKSPPPTSGDSWSLRPNLDLDAILSLEPSSADQEHDQTTNMAEVSRTVNDRFHTDRFTVPSSQYTTDDSGFVESKELCARAPSANANCTGGGGGGGGGGGGGGGGGGGGGGGTGGGDNNNDWKLSDQNLQEAAAVAAAAVAVGAGDSAESLLRSALQGKLYTGPTQVVSSSSPTSQGSAMSIPVSNNAAMQMVTDQQQQQQQQQQQQQQQQQQQQQQQQQQQQQDESMHACTDEDLLLSQLDQTTYRPGDYEKLKSIANEVVESYCSLEPVCNVSATTTVMYTLDPTSGSLGTITLPADLGQVSTVTVVTAAQQDVLQQTNPRTDVEQQQQQQQQPQQQQQQQQQPPTNQLQMTSSRVGVTNKPPKKYCRRANRNNNNANSSSNGNAADGTGNSTGQQQGASSGSPGSVQRKERSLHYCSICSKGFKDKYSVNVHIRTHTGEKPFACSLCGKSFRQKAHLAKHYQTHVTQKPSVQAQQPPNNGGNNSGSNNPSPSAETTSTNATPTTPITSRSQQHPVQLDPNGNACNPPS